The genomic window TTTTGGAAAAAAATGAAAATAACTGAAAAAGATTGTTGATTGAATTTGATTGTAAAATGCCATTTAAGAGATTTTTTTTCAAAATAATAGATTTTGTCATTTTTGCTTAGAATTGCTTAGAGCGAAAATTAGACGGATAAGTTTGTTTTATTCCTCAAAAAAGGGTATAATATTAAAGTAAAAGTGAATTTTAAATGAGGGATGAATTTTGAAAAAAACACTTATTTTAGAAACAGATTACATGACGCTTGGTCAGTTTTTGAAAGAAATCAATGTTATCAGCAGTGGCGGTCAGGCAAAATGGTATCTTGCTGACACTAGTGTTTTTGTAGATGGGGAACTGGAGAATCGTCGGGGAAGAAAGCTGTATCCCGGTATGATGATCGAAGTGCCTGAAGAAGGTACTTTTTTTATGGCAAAAAAAGAAGAGCCGACTGATGAGGCTGAATAGTATTTCTTTGAAGCATTATCGAAATTACAAAGATGCTTCATTGGAATTTCCTAAGTCACTGACGATTTTTTTAGGCGAAAATGCTCAAGGGAAAACCAATATGCTGGAAAGCATCTATGTACTTGCCATGACTCGCAGTCACCGAACAAGCAATGAAAAA from Enterococcus sp. 9E7_DIV0242 includes these protein-coding regions:
- the yaaA gene encoding S4 domain-containing protein YaaA; the encoded protein is MKKTLILETDYMTLGQFLKEINVISSGGQAKWYLADTSVFVDGELENRRGRKLYPGMMIEVPEEGTFFMAKKEEPTDEAE